The following DNA comes from Methanothrix sp..
TGATCGGTTTCTTTGATGTCCTGAAGGCGGCCGATCTCCTTAAGGATGAGGTCATTCGCACCCCACTGGTCTACTCCCCCACCTTCAGCAGAATGGCCAATGCCGAGGTCTATCTGAAGCTGGAGAACCTGCAGATGTGCGGCTCGTTCAAGGTCAGGGGGGCCACATACAAACTCCTGTCCCATCCGACTGAGATCCAGACCGGGGTCGTAGCAGCCTCAGTGGGAAACCATGCTCAGGGGGTGGCCTTGGCCGCCTGTTCTGCTGGTGTCCCGGCCACGATCATCATGCCCGTCTGGGCCTCGATCTCCAAGCAGGAGGCCACACGCGCTTATGGGGCAGAGGTGAGGCTGCAGGGCAGCAGCCTGGTGGAGAGCATAGATATCGGCCGGCGAATGGCTCAGGAGACGGACAGGATCTTCATTCATCCTTATGACGATGAGGAGATCATAGCCGGCCAGGGGACTGTAGGCCTGGAGATCCTGGAGGACCTGCCCAACACGGATCTCATCATAGTGCCAGTGGGTGGAGGGGGACTGATAGCGGGCGTTGCCCTGGCAGCCAAGGCCATCCGGCCGGAGGCGAGGGTGGTGGGGGTGCAGGCGGCATCCTGCCCCTCAGCAAAAACGGCTCTGGAGCTTGGAAGGCCGGTGGAGATCCAGGCCGAGGAGCAGGGCTCGATCGCCGATGCCATCATGGTCACCCAGGTGGGCGAGGCCCCATTCCCGCTGCTGCAGAAGCTGGTGGACGATATCATTCTGGTGGACGATGATCAGATCGCCTCTGCAGTGCTCAGGCTTTTGGAACGCAAGCGCACTTTAGCGGAGGGGGCGGCTGCTACCCCTCTGGCGGCGCTCGTCGGCGGATCGCTGCAGATCGAAGAGGGAAGCCGTATAGTGCTGGTGGTGAGCGGCGGCAATCTGGACAGCCTGCTCTTGGAGAGGATCATCGCTACTGGCTTACGCCGGGATGGGAGACTGATGCATCTTTCCCTTTGCCTGAGGGATGCTCCCGGATCATTGGCCCGCCTCCTGAGCCTGCTGGCCGGTCAGGAGGCAAATGTGGTGCACATCCACCATGCCCGAAATGAGAGCGGAGTGGCATTCAGCTACACCCGGGTGGACCTGGAGCTGGAGACAAGGGGTTTCGAGCATATAAAGGAGATCGAGAGGGCTCTGGAAGGAGCGGGATACAGATATAAAAAAGATCAGATATAAGAAGAGATCAGATATAAGAGATGGTTTGGGAGAGGATTCAATATGAGGAGCACAAATCACCTCCCGAAGGCGATTTATCTTAAATGAATAGCCCGCTGAGAGCACTCCGGCAGAGAGCTGAACGAGGGGATATTGGGCGGCGAGATGCGGGGATGGATGTAAAAAAAACAGCGCCGAGGGTGAGATTCGAACTCACGTGACCCTTGCGAGTCACCAGCTATCCAGGAGATGCTCACTCCAGGCTGGCGCCCTACCGCTAGACGACCTCGGCACAGGTTATGAACTTGGGATTTCATCGCTTTGCTTCTGCCCTTATCTCAGTGGAGCCGTCCCTCTCGGCCAGCTTCCACGCCTTCGGATAGGTGCCGGGCTCCATTATTACCCTTTCGGTCGCTGCCACGATTCCCGAACTTGAGGCCAGCATCTCCTCACTGCTCAGCTCCGCTCTGGCAATGGCTACAGCTTCTCCTTTCAGTGTGAAGAGGACCACATCATCCCCCCGGCTGATCCCCGTCTCCAGGCTCAGAAGGCCTGGGGCGGCCAGGGGCGCGCCGTGGCATATGGCATCCACAGCATTGTCCGCTATCTCCAGCCGGGGCAGATGCGCCAGGGCTGCCTCCACCGGCTGTATCACCCGGCGAAGCAGGCTCTCATCCCCTCTCTCTTTATAGGCCATATAGGCATCCATGAGCTGGTGTAAGGTAGCCAGGGTATCATCCTCGCGAAAGGGGCCGGCCCGGGTCCGGCGCAGCTCCTCCATGTTAGCCCCCGTCCCCAGGGCGAGGCCCATATCGTAGCAGAGCTTCCTGATGTAGGTCCCCGCCTGGCAGCCCACCCTCATCAGAACATGCTGCTCCTCGATCTCCAGCACCTCCAGATAATAGATGGTCCTGGTACGCAACTCCTTGACTACGGAGGACTTCAGAGGGGGCTTTTGCAGTATGGGGCCCACAAACTGCCCGCAGACCTCGATGATGCGCCTTTTGGGCACTGGCTTGTGAACATGCATCAGGCAGATGTACTCCTTTCCTGCCATGAGCAGAGTCTCCATGACCCGGGTCGCATCCCCTAGGAGAACGGGCAGGATGCCTGTTACCTTGGGATCGAGGGTGCCGCTGTGGCCGGCCTTATCCACCTCTAAAATCCTCTTCACCCAGGCCACGATCTCATGGCTCGTCGGCCCGGAGGTCTTGTCCAGATTGATGGCCCCTAAACGAAGATGCATCTCCAGGCCCCTCTCCCGGGGGGAGGTGCCATAAGCAGGATCGGTCTTGCCTCTTCTCTTCATCAGGACCGACCTCGTTCTATCCACTGGAAGGATCTTGAGGCCGGACTGAGAATCTCTCCCCTTTCCCTCGCCGGTCAGAGGCTGGAATGATGAGCGGGCCGAAGCTGTGGATGATCTCCGCCCGGACTTCTTCGATTGTCTGGAATATCTTGAGGGCTGCCGGGTGGCCCGATCTCCTGACAGCTCGCCCTTATCCTTTCTCGGCCTGTGAATCATGGAGACTGCAAGGCCCTCGCCGCCGCAAGAACGATGGCCAAGGTGCCCGCCTCATTGAACCTCCCCGTATCCACCACCAGATCGTAGACGTTAAGGTCATTGATATCTATGTTATAGTATTTCTTATACCTGCGGGCCTCGCTCTCCTCTCGCAGTCTGGTCTCCCGACAGGCATCCTCCAGGAGCTTTGACTCCCGCTTGGATATCCGTTCCGCCCGGATCCTCAGATCGGACTTCAAGAGGACCTTGAGCTCGGCGTCCAGAAGGTGGCCTGAAAGCCTTCCTTCGAAGACCCCCGCCCCCCCTTTGGCCAGGGCTCTTTGGGCATCATCGATCATATAATCGACCTCTGGCCCCTTCTCCGCCATGCGGTTCATATCCTTGACTGATATGTTCTTCTCGCTGGCGATCTTCCGGAACAGCTCCCCGGAATTGACCCAGGGCAGGCCGAGCTGGAGGGATAGGGCCCGGGCCAGGGTGGAGGTCCCCGTGCCCGGAGAGCCGCTGATGGTGATTATCATCTTCAGCTCATGCTCCCTATGTCCAGAGCCTTTCTGATGATCTGCGATACCGGCAGTGAGCAGACAAAATACCAGTAGAACCAGTAGAGGATCGGCCCCAAAACCGTCTCCTGAATGTTATGCGGCCCCCAGAAGGGAAAGGTCATCATGATCCCCCCGGAGCTTTTTATGTAGAAATATATCCACATGAAGAGGGGGATGGATATGATGCCGATGTAGAGCATGGGCTTGAACTGCATCTGCATCATCTTCCCCTGCTCTGAGACCATCTTCATCTGCTCAGTCTGCAAGGACTGGATCTTGGCCTGATCCCCCGCCAGCTGAGCCGCTCTCATATTGCTCTGCAGAGCCCTCATCTTCTCCTGCTGGCGGCGCATGAACTCCCAGTCCATGGTATACTTCTGAACCAGGCTGGCATAAAGGCCGGTTATGGCCGCCAGGATGAAGAGGATCACAGGGAATGAGAGCCCCGTCTGGGGCAGCCATCCCAAAAGATGGTTCATGACCTGTCCCAACAGGCTTCTGTAATCCTCTACCATCACTCCAAAAAAAAGGAGTATGCCCGCGATCAGGGCCGCTCGATCCAGCGAACTGGACATGGATTGCTTCATGCGGAAGCTCCAAAGAACTTCTGCATCATCGGGTACATCTCCTGGATCTGCTCGCTGGCTATCTGCTCGTAGAGCCGATAGACGATGCTCACTGCAAGCAACAGGCCGGTACCGCCTGCCCCGCCCAGGGTTCCCAGAAGGCTGGCAACCAGTGTCAAGACCCCAATGATCACGCCGCCGATCACAGTCACCTTTGGAATATACCGCTCCATCAGCCTCTCGATTGATGCCGGGTTCCTTCTGTAGCCGGGGACCTGCAGTCCAGAGTTATGGATCTTGGCAGCGACGCTCTTGGGCCCCATTCCAGTGGTCTCAATCCAGAATATGGCGAACAGAATGCCGCCGAGGATCAGGAAGACGGAATCTGTGAGCACATGCAAGAGGATCTGCCAGCCGGCAATGGGCGAGAAGCCAAGCTCAGTCATCCCGGCTGTGGATGTTGTCACCATGCTGGGAATCCAGTCGCCCGGCCCTCCTATGGGCGAGAGGTAATACATGAGCCCTGATACCGGCTGGGGTGATTGTCCGCTGATGGCAGCGCCGGTGGCGGCATCAAACTGGGACTGAGATATGAAATTGCCCAGGAGGCTGGAGTAGCCGGTATAGACCGTGGTCACTCCCTCGCCAGTCACAGTGGCTGTGGAGACCACCCCAAGCCTTGATGCCAGCAATGCCCCCAGCATCTCGATATTGGCCTGAATAGCCCTCACCAGGATCATGGGAAGGACTGATGCATAGACCAGCTTAACCGGGAAGCGGCCTCTTGCACCCCGCACCCGGCTGTGGGCCAGAGGAATCTCGATTCTGGTTGACTCCACCAAGACGACCAGCAATATGATCAGAATGGTGGATATCAGGGCCAGGATCCCGCCGGTGATCATGATGAATCTCAGCCCCTCAGAGGTGAAGAGGGTATCAAAGCTGATAAGCTGCAGCCTGATGATATCAATCCACTTGGGGATGATGCCCACTGCCAACCCAGCATCGCCTCGGGCCGGATTGATCAGACCAGTGACCAATTGCTGGCTTATTCCCGCCACGATGAAGAGGCCCACACCCGATCCCACACCCCATTTGGAGACGACCTCATCCATATAGACGATAAGAGATCCACCAATAAAGACCTGAATAAATATCAAGAAAGATATAACGCCTAAGGAGACGCCCAGAGCATTCGCTACCCCTGCATCGGGCAGAAGATAGCCGCCCAAGACCTGAGGCAGCCCCTCCACTGCAACCATCACAAAGACCAGAGCCTTCTGAGTGCCCTGATAGATGGCCTGATCGCGGGGATCGCTCAGATTGAGTTTGATGATATCAGAGCCCACCAGAAGCTGGAGCACAATGGATGCAGTAACGATGGGACCGATGCCCAAGAGCATCATCGACCCGAAGGATCCGGCGAAGAAGGCACGATAAGAGCTGAAAAGGTCTATGGATGCTGCTGAAAGCCCAAAGAGGGGTATATTTCCGAGTATGAAGTACAGGAGCAATATAGCCAGTGTCCAGCTCAGCTTTTTCTTAAAATGGACGTGCCCTGTGGGCCGCTCCACAGAGGGGAGCCGGCGCACAAAGGGCTCTATCGCATAAAAGAAACTTTGCTGGTTCATACAACTACTGCCTGACCACCAGCAGCCTCGATCTTGCTCTTGGCCTTGGCGGAGAATCCCAGAGCCTTAACCTCCAGCCTCCGGGATATCCTGCCCCGACCGAGAACCTTAAATTCATTGATCTCAACCCTGCCGTCCGGGCCGGCGAGCTGGTCCAGCTCATCGACATTGACCGTGTCCACCCTCTCAGCCAGAGGCAGGCGGACGAATCCATGCTTGCCCATATCGGTGCCGAGAAGGATGGATCGCATGAAGTGATGCTTGCACTTGCCTGCATCTCCACGGCCGCCACGGCTCCCTCCCCCGCGCATGTTCTTGTGCTTGCCGTGGTAGGTTCTATGACCTCTCTTTTTTTTGGTCTTTGGTCTAACCATTTTCTCTACCTCATCCTCTTGATAAGATCCGTCAAATCCGGATGAAATCCCAGATCTCCGCCCTGTTGAACGGTCTTCTTGGTGGTTCTAAGGCCCTTCCGAGCAGGATGCAGCCTGAATATGGGCTTGATTTGCAGATCTTTCAGACTGGCTGATCCGGAGTTGATGGCTTTAGCCAGTTCCATAAAAGATGAGTAAGGTGTATTCTCCTTTAAATACTGCTCTGTCAGGCGCCGGTTAGCGCTCAGTCTGCCCCTTCTCTCTAAGAGCATGGCCAGAGTACTATCATCTATCTTCCCCCAGGCCACATAATCCTTGACCTTCTGGATCATGCCCCGGTAATGGGGGTCTTCTTTGACCACTACGCAGTGATTGACCCGATGGATATGGAGCATCGCCAGGGTGTCCTTGATCTCCGGCCTGAGGTTCACCTCCCCTCTCAATCTCACTATGGCAAACATCTTCAGGCCCTCACAGTTATGGTATTGACGAGTGCATTGTATGTCGCTTTAGCGAAGTTGATGGTGGTTCTGGTGGAGCCCGCAGTCCTGGTCCAGACATCCTTGATCCCAGCCATATCCATGACCTTCTTGCTGGTATCTCCGGCTGCAATACCCAGGCCGCGCGGCGCAGGAATGAGCACTACCCGGACGCTTCCGGACTCGCCCACCACCTGATAGGGCACAGTATGAGGCTGGCCACAGCCACATTCCCAGCTTCCGCAGCCCCGGTTCACCTTCATGACGTTTCTCTTGGCATCATCGATGCCCTTCTTGATGGCCCTTCCCACCTGGACATCCTTTCCCTCGCCCAGGCCGATATAGCCATCTCTATTGCCCACAATGACTGTGGTTCTGAACTTGACCCTTCTTCCCGAATCGGTCATCCTCTGAACCATGTTGATATCCAGAACCTCATCCTCGAGCCCTGGTATGAGTGCATCTATCAGTCCCGCCTCTTTTATGGGCAGACCGGATGCAATGGCCTCATCGAAAGTGGTTACCTGCCCCTCATAGACCAGCTTTCCCAGCCTGGTCTTGGGGATCCACTCCTCTTGGTAGTAATCCCGTCTTCTCCTCTGCTCCATACACTCACCCCAGTATCTT
Coding sequences within:
- the ilvA gene encoding threonine ammonia-lyase, with translation MIGFFDVLKAADLLKDEVIRTPLVYSPTFSRMANAEVYLKLENLQMCGSFKVRGATYKLLSHPTEIQTGVVAASVGNHAQGVALAACSAGVPATIIMPVWASISKQEATRAYGAEVRLQGSSLVESIDIGRRMAQETDRIFIHPYDDEEIIAGQGTVGLEILEDLPNTDLIIVPVGGGGLIAGVALAAKAIRPEARVVGVQAASCPSAKTALELGRPVEIQAEEQGSIADAIMVTQVGEAPFPLLQKLVDDIILVDDDQIASAVLRLLERKRTLAEGAAATPLAALVGGSLQIEEGSRIVLVVSGGNLDSLLLERIIATGLRRDGRLMHLSLCLRDAPGSLARLLSLLAGQEANVVHIHHARNESGVAFSYTRVDLELETRGFEHIKEIERALEGAGYRYKKDQI
- a CDS encoding DUF106 domain-containing protein yields the protein MKQSMSSSLDRAALIAGILLFFGVMVEDYRSLLGQVMNHLLGWLPQTGLSFPVILFILAAITGLYASLVQKYTMDWEFMRRQQEKMRALQSNMRAAQLAGDQAKIQSLQTEQMKMVSEQGKMMQMQFKPMLYIGIISIPLFMWIYFYIKSSGGIMMTFPFWGPHNIQETVLGPILYWFYWYFVCSLPVSQIIRKALDIGSMS
- a CDS encoding RNA-guided pseudouridylation complex pseudouridine synthase subunit Cbf5 — translated: MIHRPRKDKGELSGDRATRQPSRYSRQSKKSGRRSSTASARSSFQPLTGEGKGRDSQSGLKILPVDRTRSVLMKRRGKTDPAYGTSPRERGLEMHLRLGAINLDKTSGPTSHEIVAWVKRILEVDKAGHSGTLDPKVTGILPVLLGDATRVMETLLMAGKEYICLMHVHKPVPKRRIIEVCGQFVGPILQKPPLKSSVVKELRTRTIYYLEVLEIEEQHVLMRVGCQAGTYIRKLCYDMGLALGTGANMEELRRTRAGPFREDDTLATLHQLMDAYMAYKERGDESLLRRVIQPVEAALAHLPRLEIADNAVDAICHGAPLAAPGLLSLETGISRGDDVVLFTLKGEAVAIARAELSSEEMLASSSGIVAATERVIMEPGTYPKAWKLAERDGSTEIRAEAKR
- the cmk gene encoding (d)CMP kinase; translation: MIITISGSPGTGTSTLARALSLQLGLPWVNSGELFRKIASEKNISVKDMNRMAEKGPEVDYMIDDAQRALAKGGAGVFEGRLSGHLLDAELKVLLKSDLRIRAERISKRESKLLEDACRETRLREESEARRYKKYYNIDINDLNVYDLVVDTGRFNEAGTLAIVLAAARALQSP
- a CDS encoding uL15m family ribosomal protein; its protein translation is MVRPKTKKKRGHRTYHGKHKNMRGGGSRGGRGDAGKCKHHFMRSILLGTDMGKHGFVRLPLAERVDTVNVDELDQLAGPDGRVEINEFKVLGRGRISRRLEVKALGFSAKAKSKIEAAGGQAVVV
- a CDS encoding 50S ribosomal protein L30, giving the protein MFAIVRLRGEVNLRPEIKDTLAMLHIHRVNHCVVVKEDPHYRGMIQKVKDYVAWGKIDDSTLAMLLERRGRLSANRRLTEQYLKENTPYSSFMELAKAINSGSASLKDLQIKPIFRLHPARKGLRTTKKTVQQGGDLGFHPDLTDLIKRMR
- a CDS encoding 30S ribosomal protein S5, which encodes MEQRRRRDYYQEEWIPKTRLGKLVYEGQVTTFDEAIASGLPIKEAGLIDALIPGLEDEVLDINMVQRMTDSGRRVKFRTTVIVGNRDGYIGLGEGKDVQVGRAIKKGIDDAKRNVMKVNRGCGSWECGCGQPHTVPYQVVGESGSVRVVLIPAPRGLGIAAGDTSKKVMDMAGIKDVWTRTAGSTRTTINFAKATYNALVNTITVRA
- the secY gene encoding preprotein translocase subunit SecY, giving the protein MNQQSFFYAIEPFVRRLPSVERPTGHVHFKKKLSWTLAILLLYFILGNIPLFGLSAASIDLFSSYRAFFAGSFGSMMLLGIGPIVTASIVLQLLVGSDIIKLNLSDPRDQAIYQGTQKALVFVMVAVEGLPQVLGGYLLPDAGVANALGVSLGVISFLIFIQVFIGGSLIVYMDEVVSKWGVGSGVGLFIVAGISQQLVTGLINPARGDAGLAVGIIPKWIDIIRLQLISFDTLFTSEGLRFIMITGGILALISTILIILLVVLVESTRIEIPLAHSRVRGARGRFPVKLVYASVLPMILVRAIQANIEMLGALLASRLGVVSTATVTGEGVTTVYTGYSSLLGNFISQSQFDAATGAAISGQSPQPVSGLMYYLSPIGGPGDWIPSMVTTSTAGMTELGFSPIAGWQILLHVLTDSVFLILGGILFAIFWIETTGMGPKSVAAKIHNSGLQVPGYRRNPASIERLMERYIPKVTVIGGVIIGVLTLVASLLGTLGGAGGTGLLLAVSIVYRLYEQIASEQIQEMYPMMQKFFGASA